A single Candidatus Margulisiibacteriota bacterium DNA region contains:
- a CDS encoding SDR family NAD(P)-dependent oxidoreductase: MNVSNNTILITGGASGIGYALAEAFLVSGNKVIICGRRERKLQEAQSHHPELFIKVCDVSIQEERQELVNWATTKFPELNVLVNNAGIQRDIDITKGADDIIRGEDELKINLEAPIMLSAMFVPYMSGKKNAVIINVSSGLGFIPAARMPVYSATKAGLHAFSMSLRHQLQKVGIEVYEIVPPGLDTDLNAEGRKRRKTPFFGVGPKEFVVSVMNDLKNNVQEIGFGFTADIKKISREELDKRFQNMNRW, encoded by the coding sequence ATGAACGTATCAAACAATACTATATTAATAACCGGCGGAGCGTCCGGTATTGGATATGCTTTGGCCGAAGCTTTTCTTGTGTCCGGTAATAAAGTAATTATCTGCGGAAGGCGCGAGCGTAAATTACAGGAAGCTCAAAGCCATCATCCCGAATTATTCATTAAAGTCTGCGATGTGTCCATACAGGAAGAAAGACAGGAGCTTGTCAATTGGGCAACCACGAAATTTCCGGAACTGAATGTGCTTGTTAATAATGCCGGTATACAGCGCGATATTGATATTACCAAGGGGGCAGATGATATAATCAGAGGAGAAGATGAGCTTAAGATAAATCTGGAAGCACCGATAATGTTGTCGGCCATGTTTGTCCCATATATGTCCGGTAAAAAGAATGCTGTCATTATCAATGTGTCCTCCGGCCTGGGATTTATACCGGCGGCCAGAATGCCTGTATACAGTGCTACAAAAGCCGGTTTGCATGCTTTTTCTATGTCTCTGCGTCATCAGCTGCAAAAAGTAGGTATAGAGGTTTATGAAATTGTCCCTCCTGGACTGGACACAGATTTGAATGCTGAGGGTCGAAAGAGGCGCAAAACTCCGTTTTTCGGAGTGGGGCCCAAAGAATTTGTGGTTTCTGTCATGAATGATCTGAAAAATAATGTCCAGGAGATAGGTTTTGGTTTTACAGCTGACATAAAAAAAATATCAAGAGAAGAACTGGACAAGCGTTTTCAGAATATGAACCGCTGGTAA
- the grxC gene encoding glutaredoxin 3: protein MEIYNETVIIYTTDFCPYCNRAKNLLKAKKVNFREINITGDYKKLEQLEQETGFSTTPQIWIGSRFIGGCDDLYQLEIEKKLDELLQ, encoded by the coding sequence ATGGAAATTTACAATGAAACTGTTATCATATATACAACCGACTTCTGCCCATACTGCAACAGAGCAAAAAATCTGCTCAAAGCTAAAAAAGTTAATTTCAGAGAAATAAACATAACCGGAGATTACAAAAAACTTGAACAGCTGGAACAGGAAACCGGATTCTCGACAACACCTCAAATATGGATCGGTTCAAGGTTTATCGGCGGCTGTGACGATCTTTATCAGTTAGAGATCGAAAAAAAACTGGATGAATTGCTGCAATGA